The genomic DNA CATGACCACATCATCCCTACAGGCAAATAAGTAGCATAAAAATGATTGTCAATAACCACATATCAAAAGACAAGCTATTAAATAGAGTAAGAGCTGAGAAGAGTCTTTTAATATAACTCACATGTCTTTCTCCATGTATATGCCATCCAAGAACTGGAGGATGTGAGGTGCATAAGGAATCAAGAGCTGGGTTTTTGCAGAGCTTTTAAACCCTTGGAATATCCCAGAATATGCCTCCAGAATTCCATTTCTCAACGAATTTGTGTACTCTGTCAATTCATCATCTCCTGCTACATGGGTGGATAACTCTGCTGCTCTTTGAAGAGCAGACATGGCCCACATTAAATACTTCTCGAAATACTCTCCTACTGCCAATGCAATGTCACCAAAGCATGAAAATATGGGAGGCTTCACAGAACGATTCAACTGATTGCTTGATAAATTCTTGAGAAGTTGTGTCATAATCCCATCACAGTAAGGAACAATTTTTTCCTCTAATGCCCTGCAAATATCACCCACAACACCAACTGTGACAGCACAGACTTGGTACTCCTCGAAATTCTGAAGACCCATTTCCAAGTACCTATAAAACTCTGGCATGTACTTCGCAAAATCTGGCCCAGTTGCATAAGCAAGGGCTCCGATTGCAAGCATAGCCTCCTCGTGTACAGTCGCACTCCTACAAGCAAAAACCCTTAGGAAAAGCCCCATTACCTGATCTGCAAACTGCATGAACACATACTTGGTTGATTCTGATGAACCAAGCTTCTGGATAATGACCTGTAAGCACCCACAAAGAAGCCCTTGCAATTCACTTTGCTTCTCCCTCCCATCAGATGACAGATTCTGCCCCTCAAGAGTGTTATGAAGCTCCATCATGATGACAGGCACCAACTGCAACACTAATGGAGCTGTCTCATCTGTTGAACACCTCACCACTTCATTCAAAGTCTCATAGGCAGCCGTCCTCAGCCGGGATTCCCCAGCATCTTCTCGATGAGTGACAGTGAGAAGGGACTGCACAATTTCCTGGAAAAAAGGAGTTAAAGGAGATGATGGGCCCACCTCCTCATAACCTTGAGCAAGAAAATAGAGAGCACCACAAGCCTTCTCAGCAACATTTGGAGTGTTGTTCATGCTTTGCAGCAGAACTGTGACTAACTGTTGGCAATTTTCCTGAGTGATGACAGTTGAACCTACGGCTGATCCATGAAGAAATTCAAAGATTCGTCCAAGGGCCCAGGCAGTAGTGTCTTTGACGTGGCTACTAGGGTCCTTTGTCAAAGCACTTAGCATGAAGTTTAGGGCAACATTCACAAGAGGTATCAACTTTTCAGGAGAAGGGCCCTCCAAGATTGAACCAAAGGCATAAGTTGCTGCCTCTCTCTGCCTCCAATCTGATTTTTGTATATTCTCCTCAATAAAAGGCACAACAAAAGGAACAATATCATCTCCTACAGTACGTGCAACCAGACCAAGACAAGTTCCCCCAGCCATTGCAATATTCCAAGCCCCTTCATCTTGATCCTGATCCTCTTCCTGCTTCAGCAACGTCTCCAAAAGCATAGGAACAAGAGCAGGAAGAGCCTGCTTGATAAAGTAAAAGCAAGTAATATCAGAATCCCCAGTGAAATCAACTCCAAATTCC from Gossypium arboreum isolate Shixiya-1 chromosome 9, ASM2569848v2, whole genome shotgun sequence includes the following:
- the LOC108453992 gene encoding importin subunit beta-1 is translated as MEVTQVLLNAQSIDGTVRKNAEESLKQFQEQNLPGFLLSLSGELANEEKPVETRKLAGLILKNALDAKEEHRKFELVQRWLSLYGNAKSQIKASLLTTLSSIVSDARSTASQAIAKVAGIELPQKQWPELIGSLLSNVNQQPAHAKQATLETLGYLCEEVPPNVIDQDQVNKILTAVVQGMSASEVNTDVRLAATRALYNAIGFAQANFINDMERDYLMRVVCEATLSPESRIRQAAFECLVSISSTYYEKLAAYIQDIFNITVKAVREDEEPVALQAIEFWSSICDEEIDILEEFGVDFTGDSDITCFYFIKQALPALVPMLLETLLKQEEDQDQDEGAWNIAMAGGTCLGLVARTVGDDIVPFVVPFIEENIQKSDWRQREAATYAFGSILEGPSPEKLIPLVNVALNFMLSALTKDPSSHVKDTTAWALGRIFEFLHGSAVGSTVITQENCQQLVTVLLQSMNNTPNVAEKACGALYFLAQGYEEVGPSSPLTPFFQEIVQSLLTVTHREDAGESRLRTAAYETLNEVVRCSTDETAPLVLQLVPVIMMELHNTLEGQNLSSDGREKQSELQGLLCGCLQVIIQKLGSSESTKYVFMQFADQVMGLFLRVFACRSATVHEEAMLAIGALAYATGPDFAKYMPEFYRYLEMGLQNFEEYQVCAVTVGVVGDICRALEEKIVPYCDGIMTQLLKNLSSNQLNRSVKPPIFSCFGDIALAVGEYFEKYLMWAMSALQRAAELSTHVAGDDELTEYTNSLRNGILEAYSGIFQGFKSSAKTQLLIPYAPHILQFLDGIYMEKDMDDVVMKTAIGVLGDLADTLGSHAGSLIQQSLSSKDFLNECLSSEDLMIKESAEWAKLAISRAISV